AACTTTTTTTAAACTAGttattggttgttttttttttttttaattagcaggacttttgttgatttattttgtggtgctggggattgaatcctaggctttgtgcatgctaggcaagcattctgccaccgagccacatccctagcccttaaatctagttttgttttgtttttgataccagggattgaacccaggggcacttaacctctgagccacatccccagcccttttgtattttatctagagacagggtcttgctaacttgctcagggcctcactaaattgctgaggctgactttgagtttgcaattctcctgcctcagcttcccaagccactgggattacaggcgtgtaccaccacacctagctaaaCCTAGTTTTAAGAGGCAATTCAACGATGGTTTGGACAAAGAGTAGGAAGTAAAGATTCTAATCCCCACAGCAGAATGTTgagaaaatcattcattccaactagtcttCACTTTGTTCACCTTTAAGGTAGGAGCATCCCTTCacataattttttgaggaatacaaAACTTAAAATAGGGCTAGGTAAACCACTTGCTTAGCATTGTGTGAGTACCTGAGCTCAATCGACTgcaccacattttttaaaaaagttaaactcATGTGTGCAAAGCTTAACTCTGTTTGCTCAAAGGAGTCCTTTAAGATTAAAACATCTGAATTTAGGGTCGGCACAACTAGATTTAAACATTTCTCCCATTGCtaccaaaacagaaaaaagaagcaGAAAGACACAGAACCTACTGGACAGATTTCTGCCCCAAGAGGCAGAAAGCAGAGAATTTCAGCAATGCAATGTGAAGACACATATTTGTAAAATCACCTCTCCAGTTTCCTTCTCCTGTTTGGTAAGGGATCAGACAGAGGGGTGTGTCCCCCTCCAGGAGCTACCCTTCCTGACAAACTGGTCTTCAATAATACCTTTCAGAATCTTACAAAACTCCCAGAAAGAAAAGAGCACAAGAGTTTGGTGGCATTCAACTTAAATGCTTTTATTGACAATGTCTTGGAACAATAAGCAAACAATGCTTAAATTTTTCATTCAAATTCACTTTCCACATGTTGAAAGACCTCaaggtagaaaaaaataaaataaaaatataaatatctgagaatccatcttaataaataaattaaaaacacaataaaACGTTTTCATGGAAAACTGTTAATGTCAGAACATTCAGACCACCTCAACAATGCATGATCAGTAACATTACAATGAACATTGATGTTGAAGAAAAACTACAGTACATGGATATAGCTATTTATTTCTATCTACTAGAAAATAAAGTCATATCTTTTCTTAGTTTAATATTGGTCATTTCTAATCAGAACACACTATTGCCAGGAACACAGTAGTTATTGTTAAAATCAGCTGCACTAGATACAATTTGAAAATATCCAGCACCAGGTTAATTCCAATAATGAACCCAATAGATTAGTTAATGCTATGAGAAGactaaggagaaagagaaaagagacaCAGACCCAGGCCTGGCTCAACATGCTACTAACTACCAGCTCTCAGATGTGTCACTGGGAACAATACACACTCCATGCGTTTTGCTACATCTCCGGAAGAGGTTAGGACTTGAGTCCACACGTGGATGCTTTCAAGTCCTTGAGGCCCACAGCCTGGTGTGTTTCACGCACAGATAAGGTCCTCCCTAGGTCTACGGGAACCCTCGAGGGAAGACGTGTTTCTCGTCTCTGTAATGCACCAACTGGGGCAGGGGCACCTGTGAGTGCCCACTGCCTCCCCTTCCCTGCCCGCTCACAGGGCCAGCAGCGTGGGTGAGCTGAGTGAGTCAGAGGAGGGCTCATTGCTGCTGCTGCCCTTGCGGTGGGCAGCCGCACAGCTGGGGAAGGAGTCAGCCTCGGGGTAGGTGAAGACGAAGGAAGACGTGTAAGTAGTGCAGCTGGGAGTACAGGTGACCACAGGGGTGCACAGGGGCTCCAGCTCTGTGGCCATGGGCCCCATCCCCAGGGAGCCACTGTGCAGGGGCTCCCAGTCTGCTGCATAGAAGGAACCAGACAGGTCCATGTCTGGCACTGAGCGGGCGGTCTCAGAGACACTGGGCCTGGATGATGCCGGGAACAGGAAGTCATCGAAGGGCTCAGCCTTCAGCTCCATGCTGTTGATGCTCTTGACCGGCTCCACCGATGGCTTGGGCTCAGGGTCATTGAGCAGGGGCAAGGCGAAGGCCTCCTCAGATTCTGGGGTGGCAGCCTCTGGCAGGCCCCCACTCAAATCCAGGGATGCCACAGACATCTCTTCTGGGAAGCCCAGGTCATCCGGGATCTTGCAGGCAGGTCGGTGAGCTGCCAGGATGAACTCCAGTTTTTCCTTCTCCTTCAACAGGTTGGCAATCTCAGTCTGCAAAGCAGACTTCTCATCTTCGAGTTGGTCTGTCTCCTGTACACAGGGGGATGAAGGACAGCATAAGGCACAGTCTTCCTCAAGAGCCTTGCTCCCTATGCCCAATCTCCAactttgtcccttactttttaaaAGGAGTGACCCAGAGGGTCTACCTACCGCTTGGAGGGTATCAGTCAGCTCCCTCCTCCGGTTCCGGCACTTGGCTGCAGCCATCTTATTCCTTTCCCTTCGAATTCtccttttctcttcttcttcaggagacaactaaaattttaaaaagaacagcaTTCAGTAACAGTGTCTGCCACCACCTGCATTCCCTGGCCCCAATAAAACTGGCTCTGGCAGCTTCCTGGCACCTCTCTGAAGCCATTTCTAACCTGCAGTTGCAAGCTGGGTGTGACCGGCATTTAAAGTAAGATTCTCAGCAGGGGAACAAAGAAGAGCCCAAGCTAAAACATGAGGTAGGAAGAAAGTAGAGGGCACTTCTTGGAGCAGGACTAAGTGTGACTCTGACGGAAAGAGCTTGGAGGCAGGGTCAGGAAGTGCAGGCAATTCCATCAGGGCTGCCCCCTGTCTACCGTGTTCCCACATCTCCACTGCCCCTCCTCTGTCCCCAGATATAGAAGAGCTCCTCACCTGTTCTACCTTGCCCCTCCTGCCGATGCTCTGCGCTCTGCCGCCTGTCATGGTCTTTGCCGCTCCAGCCCTGGAGTAAGCCCCAGTCGAGGGAGTGGGGACTCCGTAGGGGTGGGGAGCTCTGTTCTGCGATGGGGCCACGGAGGAGACCAAGGTGGGTTGCACCAGCCACTGCAGGTCCGGGCTGGTCGAGATAGCAGTCACTGTGGGGatgaagttggcactggagacagCCAGATCCGTGCAGAAgtcctaaaacaaaacagaagggGAAAGCTGACGTGAGCGAGCGTGTTCCAGACACAGGTGGGGAGAGCAGAGTTAGTGCCGCCTGCCTGCAGTTGGGGGACAGAGGGAGAGAAACGGTCCTGTTATGGACTGCTCATCTTAAAAGCTTCTCATTCTGGATGAAAactctctccctttcctcccaAGAAGTCCGCAGAGCAGTGCCTTTCTCCTCCATCCTGCTGCTGCGTTCCCGTTATCCCTCCAACATCACTCGCTTGAAAGGGGGTTTGTTATAAATATCCCTGACGTCTGCGCTGACGCAGGCGCCGCTCCGGAGTCTCCAGAATGAACTCGCTTTTTATCAATGAAACTGCCTTACACACCCGCCCGCTGCACCCTCCTCCTTGAGCCCTCCTTCCTGCTCCAGGCTGCCACGGGAAGGAGGGGATTGCCACTTTTTGTCGCCTCCCGGGAGAATCCAGGCTCTAGTTAGCGAGCCTTTGCTTGGGACACGTTTGCCCAGCTAATGTCAGGGACAAGTCATGGAGTGCGGACCAGAGGCTGCCCAGGATGAACCCGCAGCGGGAAAGGGGATCCAAGTCTTACTATGACAAGCGTGCCAGTGCTGAGAACAAGTCCCGAGCTTCCAAGTTAGGGTTGCTCCCATCCGCGGCAACCTCCCTCGCTAGCTAAAGGGAGACCCCGACTGTTTTCCCTGAGCATCCCACCCGCTTTTTCCTCCCGGAGACAGAGAGTCCCAGGTCCCACAGCGGCACGAAGCCAACTTACCTGTGCATTGACCGGAGAGCCCATGCTGGAGAAGGAGTCGGCCGGTGAATGGTAGTAGGAGAGATTGTCCCCGGCCGGGGAGGCGCTGCTGCAGCGGGAGGATGACGCCTCGTAGTCGGCGTTGAAGCCCGAGAACATCATTGTCACGGTTTGTGAAAGCCGGGAGAGGGACCAAGGGACGGAGAAGGGTGGGAGCTGTGGAGCAGAGCTGAGTGGGAGCGCGGTCACTGCTCGCTCGCTGCGCCGCCGCCGGCTCAGTCTCGGCTTCTCGCTGCTGATGCGGTTGGAGTACTAGGCGCCGCAGCCACCGCTTTTATAACAGCATTTTATGAATGAGCTAATACGTCACTGGGCGCAACCACTGTGGCCCTCGGGGGAAGGCGCGCGCTCTTAGGTGCCTCTGTGGCCGCCTTGTCGCTTCCACCGCACTCATAGCCAcgagttcctgtcttcctgtatgTTCTTATCCTATGAACGTTTTGCATTCCAGTCTTAGGGGTCTCTTGGACCCCTCCATGTGTGGGATTTCGGGGATAACTCCCCCCACGACTACAGTGAGCGGCCGTGGAAACCTGCTGACGCAGATGTCCTAATATGGACATCCTGTGTAAAGGGGGGAGGGATTGACGGGAACTGCTCGCgggctgcagccaacaccaagggtgCAGCGCCGGGGGAGGCGGGGGCCGCAGCCGGGGGAGGGGAGGCGGGAAAGGCGGAGAACGCGAGCGAACATTCGCACCTGGTTGAATGCGGACCCTTGTTCCCGGGGTCGGAAGAGACGGGATGACGGCCGCCTCTTTAGCACTGTCCAGAAACTGGGGACAGGTATAGGAGAAACAGGTACTCGGCGCTGAGGGCTTGAAGCCTCTGCTCCCGGACGAATGCGTCCTACCCCCATTCCCTTAGTCCTAATTCAATGCAAAATGTGAAAATAGACCCTCAGCCCTCTCCTTGAGTCCCTGGGCTCAAGCAACACTAGGACtgcgttttgaagcagaaagtggagGATCCAAAGTAAGAATACGATAACCTGCTTTATCTCTGATGtgggttcattcattcattcattcgttcGTTTGTTTTCAAGGAAGATAGCGCAGTTTTTTCTTAGTCGTATGTAgagatattagtgttattgtcaaatctgagacACTATCCGATAAACATTGTGCAAAACCTCGGTGCTAGAATGTCAGAAGGGGTCGTTTGCCTtcttctgggctggggctggggagtgAGACCGCGGAGTGGGGCTGCAATTGCGTTATCTAGGCAAGTGTCCAATTGAGGGTTACAAGGTGGGATGATAAGTGGGGTGATCTATCTCGAGTCCGCGCTGGGGAGATGGGGACTGGTTCGGTCCCGCCAGGAAGCTGCGCTAACCGGGAGGCAGCAGCGGGTGATTTTCCAGCTCGAACTTGGAGGGGGGAGGACTGGGGGACTGGAAGGACAGTGCCCAGCAGTGCCCAGACAGAAGACCTTAGTCGCTGGGACCCCAGCGCGGCTATGTGGCCATTTCCTCATCCTGGAAAATGAGGTTCGGGGGAGGGAAAATGCCCCAGAGTGTACCACGCCCCCAGGTGCCCCCAATCTCCTGCCCCGCTGCAAAGGACAACCGGGGTCACACTGCCCTGGATCAGCCCCAGCGTACTGGCTACCTCTGGGGCAATACGCCGCAGGTCCCTTGCAGAGCCCCTGTGTCCCGCCTTCCACACTTTGGACCGGGACACAGGACCCACAGTGGACACCCAGAGGGGGCGAAGCACAATAGGGCAGCGGGCAGACCGTTCCTGGTGCGCGGGGAGCGGAACCGCGAACCTGCCTCCCGCCGC
This region of Callospermophilus lateralis isolate mCalLat2 chromosome 3, mCalLat2.hap1, whole genome shotgun sequence genomic DNA includes:
- the Fos gene encoding protein c-Fos translates to MMFSGFNADYEASSSRCSSASPAGDNLSYYHSPADSFSSMGSPVNAQDFCTDLAVSSANFIPTVTAISTSPDLQWLVQPTLVSSVAPSQNRAPHPYGVPTPSTGAYSRAGAAKTMTGGRAQSIGRRGKVEQLSPEEEEKRRIRRERNKMAAAKCRNRRRELTDTLQAETDQLEDEKSALQTEIANLLKEKEKLEFILAAHRPACKIPDDLGFPEEMSVASLDLSGGLPEAATPESEEAFALPLLNDPEPKPSVEPVKSINSMELKAEPFDDFLFPASSRPSVSETARSVPDMDLSGSFYAADWEPLHSGSLGMGPMATELEPLCTPVVTCTPSCTTYTSSFVFTYPEADSFPSCAAAHRKGSSSNEPSSDSLSSPTLLAL